A genomic window from Pseudogulbenkiania sp. MAI-1 includes:
- a CDS encoding iron ABC transporter permease — protein sequence MPHSARRWRPVAALVSLVTVIPLSVILAALAAPDGAIWAHLQHYLLPELLRNTFWLVLGVGGGVLLVGVPLAWLIALYEFPGRRLFNWALMLPLAMPAYVMAFSQLGLFDFTGPLQSWLRATTGDSSWVPSLRSTGGVALVMTLAFYPYVYLLARNAFASMGRRALEVGQSFGLSRVQGFWHVALPMARPWIIGGVTLALMETLADFGTVAIFNYDTFTSAIYKAWFSLFSLQAAKQLASLLVLMVFVLVWLEQRARGRRAYTQTGRAAPLPRLRLAGWQRWAATLWASLVLLLAFVLPFGQLLWWAWQAGVEDFNTELLGYALRSVLLSLMAALAVAVVALALAYAQRRDPQPATRFFARLATLGYAVPGTVLAVGVFVPVAWLDNLLLGWLGGALGSGTTSILKGTLLVMLLAYVSRFLAVGHSAIDAAMGRITRSQEEAARNLGYSGWSLLRHVHLPLLKGGLFTAMLMVFVDVMKEMPITLMTRPYDWDTLAVRVFSFTTEGQWEHAALPSVAIVLAGLLPVIVLSRQKDHA from the coding sequence ATGCCGCACTCTGCGCGTCGCTGGCGTCCCGTGGCTGCCCTGGTCAGCCTCGTCACCGTCATTCCGCTCTCGGTCATCCTGGCGGCCCTGGCCGCGCCGGACGGGGCCATCTGGGCCCACCTGCAGCATTACCTGTTGCCCGAGCTCTTGCGCAATACCTTCTGGCTGGTGCTGGGGGTCGGTGGCGGGGTGCTGCTGGTCGGGGTGCCGCTGGCCTGGCTGATCGCACTCTACGAGTTTCCCGGACGGCGCTTGTTCAACTGGGCGCTGATGCTGCCGCTTGCCATGCCGGCCTACGTCATGGCGTTTTCCCAACTCGGCCTGTTCGACTTCACCGGCCCGCTGCAGAGCTGGCTGCGCGCCACCACCGGCGACTCCAGCTGGGTGCCGTCGCTCCGCTCCACCGGCGGTGTGGCGCTGGTCATGACGCTGGCGTTCTATCCCTATGTCTATCTGCTGGCGCGCAACGCCTTCGCCAGCATGGGGCGGCGCGCGCTGGAAGTGGGACAGTCGTTCGGCCTGTCGCGAGTCCAGGGTTTCTGGCACGTGGCGCTGCCGATGGCGCGGCCGTGGATCATCGGCGGCGTGACGCTGGCGTTGATGGAAACGCTGGCCGATTTCGGCACCGTCGCCATCTTCAATTACGACACCTTCACCTCGGCCATCTACAAGGCCTGGTTCAGCCTGTTCTCGCTGCAGGCGGCCAAACAGCTGGCATCGCTGCTGGTGCTGATGGTGTTCGTGCTGGTATGGCTCGAGCAGCGTGCGCGCGGCCGCCGCGCCTATACCCAGACCGGCCGCGCCGCACCGTTGCCGCGCTTGCGGCTCGCCGGCTGGCAACGCTGGGCGGCTACGCTGTGGGCGTCCCTGGTGCTGCTGCTGGCCTTCGTGCTGCCGTTCGGCCAACTGCTGTGGTGGGCCTGGCAGGCCGGAGTGGAGGACTTCAACACCGAGCTGCTGGGCTACGCGCTGCGCTCGGTGCTGCTGTCGCTGATGGCCGCCCTGGCCGTGGCCGTGGTGGCGCTGGCGCTGGCCTACGCCCAGCGGCGCGACCCGCAGCCGGCCACGCGTTTCTTCGCCCGTTTGGCGACGCTCGGTTACGCCGTCCCCGGCACGGTGCTGGCGGTGGGGGTGTTCGTGCCGGTGGCCTGGCTCGACAACCTGCTGCTCGGCTGGCTCGGCGGCGCGCTGGGCAGTGGCACCACTTCCATTCTCAAGGGCACGCTGCTGGTAATGCTGCTGGCCTATGTCTCGCGCTTCCTGGCGGTCGGCCATTCTGCCATCGACGCGGCGATGGGGCGCATCACCCGCAGCCAGGAAGAGGCGGCACGCAACCTCGGCTATTCCGGCTGGAGCCTGCTGCGCCACGTGCACTTGCCGCTGCTCAAGGGCGGCCTGTTCACCGCCATGCTGATGGTGTTCGTCGACGTGATGAAGGAGATGCCGATCACGTTGATGACCCGCCCGTACGACTGGGACACCCTGGCCGTCCGGGTGTTTTCGTTTACCACCGAAGGGCAGTGGGAGCACGCCGCGCTGCCGTCAGTGGCCATCGTCCTGGCCGGCCTGTTGCCGGTCATCGTGCTGTCCCGCCAGAAAGATCATGCCTGA